The DNA region GTCGGCGGCGAGCTCCTGGGCGGAGTCTCCGGGCCAGATGTGCAGCGGCTTGGCGGCACCCTGAGCCTGCTGCAGAGACGTGCGCTCGGGCAGCTGAGGGGAGAGCACGAGCGGCCCGAACATGTCGCGCAGCTCCTTGATGCGGAACTGGTGCTCGATGGACTGGGGGCGCACGCGGTTCACCACGATGCCGAGCGGCTGGAGCCGGGGCGAGAGTCCGCGTCGGATCTCCTCGATCGCGCGGAGGGCGCGGTCGGCTGCGGCGACGGAGAAGAGGCCGGGTTCGGTGACGACCATGACACGGTCGCTCGCAGCCCACGCCGTGCGGGTCAGCGCGTTCAGGGACGGCGCGCAGTCGACGAGCACGAGGTCGTAGTCGGCTTCGACGGAGGCGAGGGCCTCTTCGAGCTTCCACACGTCGCGCACACTCGGGTGCGGGCCG from Microbacterium sp. SY138 includes:
- a CDS encoding ParA family protein gives rise to the protein MHVLSVSSLKGGVGKTTVTLGLASAAFARGVRTLVVDLDPQSDVSTGMDIQVAGRLNIADVLANPKEKVVRQAITSSGWAKVHPGTIDVLIGSPSAINFDGPHPSVRDVWKLEEALASVEADYDLVLVDCAPSLNALTRTAWAASDRVMVVTEPGLFSVAAADRALRAIEEIRRGLSPRLQPLGIVVNRVRPQSIEHQFRIKELRDMFGPLVLSPQLPERTSLQQAQGAAKPLHIWPGDSAQELAADFDQLLDRIIRTGRIPVPESGQQS